Proteins from one Sabethes cyaneus chromosome 2, idSabCyanKW18_F2, whole genome shotgun sequence genomic window:
- the LOC128735644 gene encoding uncharacterized protein DDB_G0271670-like: MQIVKASKLVSDPSSSSPSSSSSSSSSSSSSSSSSSSSSSSSSSSSSSSSSSSSSSSSSSSSSSSSSSSSSSSSSSSSSSSSSSSSSSSSSSSSSSSSSSSSSSSSSSSSSSSSSSSSSSSSSSSSSSSSSSSSSSSSSSSSSSSSSSSSSSSSSSSSSSSSSSSSSSSSSSSSSSSSSSSSSSSSSSSSSSSSSSSSSSSSSSSSSSSSSSSSSSSSSSSSSSSSSSSSSSSSSSSSSSSSSSSSSSSSSSSSSSSSSSSSSSSSSSSSSSSSSSSSSSSSSSSSSSSSSSSSSSSSSSSSSSSSSSSSSSSSSSSSSSSSSSSSSSSSSSSSSSSSSSSSSSSSSSSSSSSGRKCDAS, from the coding sequence CATCGAAACTCGTAAGTgacccatcatcatcatcaccatcatcatcatcatcatcatcatcatcatcatcatcatcatcatcatcatcatcatcatcatcatcatcatcatcatcatcatcatcatcatcatcatcatcatcatcatcatcatcatcatcatcatcatcatcatcatcatcatcatcatcatcatcatcatcatcatcatcatcatcatcatcatcatcatcatcatcatcatcatcatcatcatcatcatcatcatcatcatcatcatcatcatcatcatcatcatcatcatcgtcatcatcatcatcatcatcatcatcatcatcatcatcatcatcatcatcatcatcatcatcatcatcatcatcatcatcatcatcatcatcatcatcatcatcatcatcatcatcatcatcatcatcatcatcatcatcatcatcatcatcatcatcatcatcatcatcatcatcatcatcatcatcatcatcatcatcatcatcatcatcatcatcatcatcatcatcatcatcatcatcatcatcatcatcatcatcatcatcatcatcatcatcatcatcatcatcatcatcatcatcatcatcatcatcatcatcatcatcatcatcatcatcatcatcatcatcatcatcatcatcatcatcatcatcatcatcatcatcatcatcatcatcatcatcatcatcatcatcatcatcatcatcatcatcatcatcatcatcatcatcatcatcatcatcatcatcatcatcatcatcatcatcatcatcatcatcatcatcatcatcatcatcatcatcatcatcatcatcatcatcatcatcatcatcatcatcatcatcatcatcatcatcatcatcatcatcatcatcatcatcatcatcatcatcatcatcatcatcatcatcatcatcatcatcatcatcatcatcatcatcatcatcatcatcatcatcatcatcatcatcatcatcatcatcatcatcatcatcatcatcatcatcatcatcatcaggccGCAAGTGCGATGCTAGCTAG